A DNA window from Acomys russatus chromosome 7, mAcoRus1.1, whole genome shotgun sequence contains the following coding sequences:
- the Atf5 gene encoding cyclic AMP-dependent transcription factor ATF-5 encodes MSLLATLGLELDRALLPASGLGWLVDYGKLPLAPAPLGPYEVLGGALEGGLPGGGEPLAGDGFSDWMTERVDFTALLPLEAPLPPGTLPPPSPAPPDLEAMASLLKKELEQMEDFFLDAPLLPPPSPPPPPAPSLPLPLPLPTFDLPQPPTLDTLDLLAVYCRSENGPGDVGLAALPVPQQPPPPLVPLPSPSRPAPYPSPATTRGDRKQKKRDQNKSAALRYRQRKRAEGEALEGECQGLEARNRELRERAESVEREIQYVKDLLIEVYKARSQRTRST; translated from the exons ATGTCACTCTTGGcgaccctggggctggagctggacAGGGCCCTGCTCCCAGCTAGCGGGCTGGGCTGGCTTGTAGACTATGGGAAACTCCCCCTGGCCCCTGCCCCCCTGGGCCCCTATGAGGTCCTCGGGGGAGCCCTGGAGGGGGGGCTCCCAGGGGGAGGAGAGCCTCTGGCAG GTGACGGCTTCTCTGACTGGATGACAGAGCGGGTTGACttcacagccctcctccctctggAGGCCCCTCTGCCCCCAGgcactctccccccaccctccccagcacCCCCTGACCTAGAAGCCATGGCATCCCTACTCAAGAAGGAACTAGAACAGATGGAAGACTTCTTCCTTGATGCCCCACTCCTTCCCccgccctccccaccaccaccaccagcgccctccctgcccctgcctttgCCCCTACCTACCTTTGACCTCCCTCAGCCCCCTACCCTGGACACCCTGGACCTGCTGGCTGTCTACTGCCGCAGCGAGAACGGGCCAGGGGACGTAGGCTTGGCAGCCCTGCCTGTGccccagcagcctcctcctcctctggttcCTCTGCCTTCACCCTCCCGCCCAGCCCCCTATCCGAGTCCTGCCACCACCCGAGGGGACCGCAagcagaagaagagagaccagaatAAGTCAGCGGCTCTCAGGTACCGCCAAAGGAAGCGGGCAGAGGGCGAGGCCCTGGAGGGCGAGTGCCAGGGGCTGGAGGCACGGAACCGGGAGCTGAGGGAAAGGGCAGAGTCAGTGGAGCGAGAGATCCAGTACGTGAAGGACCTGTTAATTGAGGTGTACAAAGCCCGGAGCCAAAGGACCCGCAGCACCTAG